The segment CCGCGTGCTTTCACCAACCCTCGATCCTGAAAATGATCAAGCATGCGGTCAAGCAAGCGGTATTCAGCTTCGCCGTCCACCAACCGGGCTCGAAATTCTGACAGCACACTGAAATGGAAGCCAGCATCGTGCAATTCCAGTCCCAGCGCGTATTTCCAATCAATGCGTCCTCGGACGTGGTCGGCAGCTTGGCGATCACTGACGTTCTCCAGAAACTGGAGAACGGTCACCAGCGCGAGCCGCCACGCGGGCAACGCGGGTTGCCCCCGTTTAGGAAATAGATCTGCAAAGTCGGCATCTTGGTACAGCGTGCCGAACTCGTCACGCAGACGCATCGCCACACACCCTTTCGGGAACGCGGCGCGCGCAACTTGTTGTGTCAGCTCAGGAATGTCGCTGGGCACGGCCGGTTTGAGGGACATAGACCAGTATGCCGCGTCCTGCACAGCGGAGTTTGAATTCGCCGACAGCATCAACGTCAGATCAGAAGCCCACACCGTATTGGCGTGCTGAACGGTAAATTTTCGGTTGAGCACGTTGGGGCAGACCGCACAGGTGTGTTCGCTGTCCGTCGTGCGCACAAATCGTCGCTTTCCCTTGGCTTGCAGGCCAGCAGTCCGCATGAAGCGCGAAATCCGCTTTCGGGAAACATGTTGTCCTTCAGCTCGCAGATCGGCTTGAAGACGAGGCGCACCGTAGCGTCCTTTGCTGGCCTGGTGAAGCTCACGGATGCGCTGCTCCAGCAGCGCATCCTGCTTAACGTGGGGTGAGATCGGCCTTCTTTGCCAGCTGTAAAACGCACTGCTGGACACATCCAGTACCCGGCACAAGACTTTTAGCGGGTACTGCGTGCGCCACTGTTGGATGAACACATATTTCAACGTGTGGTCTCTCTGGCAAAGAAGGCCGCGGCTTTTTTCAAGATCTCGCGCTCCTGACGCAAAATTTCATTCTCCTTCCGCAGGCGTTTGAGTTCCTCTTGTTCGGGCGTCAACAGCTGACGGCCCTGACCAGGGAAGGCCAGGTCTCCGTGATGCTGGTCAGCTTTGATCCACTTTCTCAAGGCGGACAGCCCGATTCCAAGATCGCGGGCAGTACCGGCGATATTTTCGGTGGACTGCGCGAGCCCGGCAGCGTCTCGCTTGAATTCGGCGGTGTACGTTTTGCGCTGGGTCATGGGGTGCCTCCGCGTGAATCGGGGCTTAACTCCATGTGTGCAAAAGCGACTTACCCTCACTGATCTCTTGGCTGTCGCGTTGCTCCAAAAACTGGCGACGGAGTTCAACTGGCCCGCGAAGAATAAGCGAAACTCTCCAGACTGCATCAGACCCTGCTGCCCGGTGGTGCCCTGTGACCCGCCGCGGCTCGGATCAGCGAGCCCTGCGCCTGCTGACGCGCTTCCTTTCTGGGCGCGGCTCGTTTCCTTGGCTACTTTTTCCTCAAGGGGTTCGAGCGCTTGAACCCTTAAAGCTCTCTCCTATCCGACGGCACCCCTCGGAGGGCGCTTTTTTCGTGGCAGGATAGGGTGATGAAGTATCAAAAATTGAGCGAAGTGATCGCGCTGCTCGACAATCCGCAGCGCAGCGACCGTTTTGTCAAGCACCTGAGGACTGCTGTTCTAGAGGGCGAGATTGACGCGGTGTATCTGCCGGAGCGATGTACCTTACCCAAAGAGTTTCAGCGCCGTGGTGCAGCGGGCAAGTACCAGCGAAGCGCCCGAGAAATGCTGATCGAAGTTACGCCCGCCTTTGAGAGGTGGCTGGTGGAGACCAGTGTCGCCCTCGCCAGCCGCCGGAACGTCCGTACGGTTGTTAGTGCGCAGAGCATTGAGGCAGGCGAGGTGGACTTTAAGGCGCTCGCCGAAGAGACCCGGCGTAAGATGCAAGCCAGCTACAAGAAGGGCCAGGCACTTGGCTTGTCTCGGGGCAAAGCAGCTCAACCCAAGGGCTGGCCCAAAGCCAAAGGTAAGGCTCCTGCACGCAAGAAATAACGTACTGAGCGCCGCCCCTCAGGGGGCGGCGCTCTAAGTTCTGGAATGTTGTGCCGGTCGGGCGTACTTGATGTACCCATGGGGTAAAGAGGCGTCTTCCACTCGCTGTTAATGTTGAGCCAGTGTGCTGTGCGCCCGCGCTTCTCGTGTGGCACGTGCTGCTTGGGCTTGCGCGGCCTGTTCTTCTGCGACGCGCTGAGCTTGAAGGGCTTCTCGTTTAGTGCGCTTGAGTTTGGCCATGTTCTTGAGAATGACATGACCCATGGCGTCCTCTGAGCGCATCCCTTCACTTATCTTCCAGTCGTACGACAGCTTCTGTATCGCGAATTTCGACGGGCAAGCCCTCGTCATTGATCACGTCCAGGACGGAGCCCCGCTGACCGATCACCCGCCGAATTCGGATGGTCGCGCCACCCTCCAGTCTGACGGTGTCGCCTTTCTTAAGGTTGTTCAGCGCCACAGGTTTCCAAGGCATGGGGAAATTGTCTCACACCCCACCTGAAGCCCACAGCATCAGGCACTGGCGAGTCAAGTGGCCTGTCTGTGATGGGCGGCATGGTTTGTGACAAAGGCCAAGGCCTACACTGCGGGTGGTTGCGTGCACCTGTCCGTCCCCTGAAATAACGGTAAAGCGCGTACGAAAGCCTGTTTCGTCATCCTGAAGGAGGGCGTGAGTGGGACAACGGGGACCTTCCACAATTCACATTGCCTCTACTCTTCAAGGAGACGACTCATGTTGGATCGGAAAGAGATGGCGCGCGTGTTGTTGCACAAACTGAAGCCGCACAGCGCTCAGTTCAAACACGCGCATATGTATACCCTGTTGGCGGCGCTGCATGACCTGCAAGATGCCAATGTGTTGGCGGTGCGTCCGGACGCTGCACCTCTGGAGCACCGCTCGATGGTGCGGGTCCTTCAGAAAGGGGCGGCCAAATTCTCAGTTGAACTCAGTGAACGTGAGGCGACGATCATGCTGAGGGACTGCGGTCTCAGTGTGATGGGACGTGTGCGGTCAATCCTGACTCCTTGGGAGAACTGGAGTGGGATTCATGCGCAGGTGCTGTGCGATGTCTGGCGTCATGCGCCTGAGGGCGTTGAGCAGGAGAGTCTCGCGGTGTTGCTGGAAGATCCCCTTGAGGTGGTCAAGGCGTATGAAGAGCGTCATCCGGAAAAACTGTATCCGCGTCTTGCGCTGGTTCGGGCCGCACGGATGGTGTACCAGAAGGTGTTGGTTCCTGAGTTGTCTCATCCACGAGAGTTGCTGGTGAGGGTGCATGAGGTTCGGGCCGATGCCGAATGGCATGGGGAGGTGCTGGCCTCGCCTGATTTCAAGCATCGTCGGAAGGCCCGCTTTGAGAGCATTGTGTTATTTATTCCCGATGATGCGCGATTTGCCCATCAAGACGAGCAGAGCTTTTTGTATCAGCGCGACGCGACGGTGGTTCACTCACGTTCCATTCGGCACAGCCAACGGGCTCAGCTGCCTCGGCGGCGGCCGGGTGATCTGGTGCGCTTTACCTTGCCCCGCTAAGAACGATAGAGCAGAAGACCTTGGAGATGAATTCAAGGTCTTCTGCTCTGTCGTTGACTCTCGCGCTGACGCTGAGGGATGGAAGCGAATCTGATGTTGTCAGCCTGGAACTCTTCTTGCTCGCAAGAGACCTGAGCTGCTGTTCACGTCAAGCAGGCAGCAATTCACGCGGTGCAGCCTGGCTCGCCAATGCTTGCGTTTGTAGCCGGAACAGATCGTCTGGCCCCCACAGCTTGACCCCATTGGCCCGCGCCAGCTCTACGGCTGCCCGCGTGTACCCCGGCCCACTCGTCACCACCACGGCCTCACTGCAGCGATACATAGCTTTTGAGGCGACGATCTCCTGCACCGCCTTGTTGCCCACGGTGTTGGTGGGGTAATGCTTGACCTGAATGGCCACCCGTGCCCGCTTGGGGCTGATGGCGATGACGTCGGCCCCCTGGTCATTGCTGCCACGCGTCGCTTCTGCCTGCCAGCCGGGAAGGGCCGCAATCACCGCAGCCACGTGGAGTTCGAATTGACGATGGGAGAGGGAGTGCAAGTCGTGCAGGGCGAGCGTGCGGGCCTTTCGACGCGTGGCAGCATGCCACTGAACCCACACGGTCACGCCGAGCCCCAGAGCCCAGACGCCCACCATGAGGGCTGGGAAGGTGTACCAGCCCAAGACCGTCAAGCCCCCCAGAAAGAGCAGCAGCACAGCCAGAGGAGGGAGGGGTTGTTGACGACGACGACGGCGGGCCATGTGGGCACCTTAGCGCGTGAGGGACAGGGTTCTGGGCGCATAACCGCGCCGAGCGTAGATACCCCCACCGGGGGCAGGTGGCATCTGCGGCATCTGCTCCACAACCCAGCGCCTAGAGTGGCCGGGTGTTCAGAATCAGCCTTGCGATCCTTGCTGCCCTGTCGATGTTGACGGCCTGCGGTGGTACCCCAACTCCGACAGTGGTGACGCCGCCAGCGCCGACACTTCCGCTGCGGCCTGCAGGGACACCGGATTACTACGTGATTGGTATTTCCGGAAAGTGCCTGTTTGATAAGTCGTGGCTTCCCTGCGGCAATCTCTTGCCCGCTGGCCTGCAACCACTCAACACTCAGAACAACTACAACTACTTAGCGCCTCGAAAAACCTTGAACATGATCGCTGAGGCCATTGCCACCAAGGGCTACAGCGTGCAGCCCCGGGGATACGCCGCCAGCCTGGAAGACCGGACGAACACCAGCTCTGGCAAGCTTGAAACGCATTCTGGCTTCATTTCGCTGACCCATGACGTGGCCCAGATCTACAGCACGGCCATTCGGGGCGTGTCCAACCCCTCCAAACTGGTGTTTGTTGCCCATTCACACGGCGTGGTCTGGGCCCACCTGTTCTCGATGCTGTATCCCCAAGTGCCGATTGAAATTCAGTTCGATTTCGATGGCGTCTGCGCCGACTGGCAGACGGATAATCAAGGAGATTTTGAGCGTCGAAACATTGGCAACATCACCGATTTCGAGGCCGTGTGCCGTACCAGAGCACTCGTCTTTGGTGGCAGTTCCACCGATATGCACAACATCACGCAGCCCAACGTGAAATACAACGTAGATCTTCAGTCCAGCGATCCTACTCTGCGTGACAGTGTGGACAACAAGAGACCAGACGGCAGTACCACTGGCATCTACGCCAAGAAGTTTTGGGATCTCCACTCGGGCATTACGCACCCTGGGAGTGACGGTCTAGACTACGCGGTCGGGTTAGCCGCCAGCTTGACGCCGTTTAAAGTGCCCTAGAATTCTGCGCACTCCTCCGGAAAGAAGACCAGTGGTCGCATCAATGCTTGTTCGTTCAGACTCAAATCACCTCTGGCTTGGCCTGCTCAGCAGCAGAGCGTTCCAGAGTGAACGCCAGCAAGCGGGCCAGCCCTTCATCCTGAGTCAGCGGCAGCCATCGCAGCATCATGCATCGCGTGGGTGACCGCCCGT is part of the Deinococcus sp. QL22 genome and harbors:
- a CDS encoding restriction endonuclease codes for the protein MARRRRRQQPLPPLAVLLLFLGGLTVLGWYTFPALMVGVWALGLGVTVWVQWHAATRRKARTLALHDLHSLSHRQFELHVAAVIAALPGWQAEATRGSNDQGADVIAISPKRARVAIQVKHYPTNTVGNKAVQEIVASKAMYRCSEAVVVTSGPGYTRAAVELARANGVKLWGPDDLFRLQTQALASQAAPRELLPA